Genomic DNA from Jejubacter calystegiae:
AGTTTAAAGGCGCCCTTCCCGCCATTCCGGGTATGGAGCCGACCGATAATCTGATGGCCTTTGTGGAGCGCAAACTGTTCACTCTGAACACCGGCCACGCTATTACCGCCTGGCTGGGTCAGCAGGCGGGCCACAAAACCATTCGTGACGCGATTCTTGACCAGAACGTTCGCGCCGTTGTGCAAGGCGCAATGGAAGAGAGTGGCGCGGTGCTTATCAAGCGTTACGGCTTCGATCCTGAAAAACACGCTGCCTATATTCATAAAATTCTGGGCCGCTTCGAAAACCCTTACCTGAAAGACGACGTGGAACGTGTGGGGCGTCAGCCGCTGCGCAAGCTGAGCGCCGGTGACCGTCTGATCAAACCACTGCTCGGCACCCTGGAATACGGCCTGCCTCACACCAATCTGGTACAAGGCATTGCCGCCGGTCTGCATTACCATAGCCCGGAAGATCCTCAGGCCCAGGAACTGGCGCAGTTGTTGGCGGAAAAGGGCCCTGCGGCGACGCTGGTACAAATTTCCGGTCTGGATGCCGCAAGCGAGGTGGTCGCAGAGGTGGTACAGGCCTGGCAGGCTCAGGCATAATAGCTTCCGGGCGCACTGCGCCCGGCGTCTTTGTCTAACCATGCAGGCTGAAATGGAAGAAACCCAGGTCTTTGAAAACCGCGTGCTGGAGCATCTTAATGCCGGCAACAGCGTCAGGAGCCTGCTGATTGCCGCTGTAGAAATGCTGACCGAAGCGGTCGACATGCTGGTACTCCAGGTATTCCGGAAAGATGATTATGCGGTGAAATATGCCGTTGAACCGCTGCTCGACGGCAACGGTCCGCTGGGCAACATGTCGGTGCGCCTGAAGCTTATTTACGGGCTTGGCGTCATTAGCCGTGCCGACTATGAGGATTGCGAATTGCTGATGGCGCTACGTGAAGAGCTGAATCACGACGGCACCGAATACACCTTCATCGATGACGAAATCCTGGGTCCTTTCGGCGAGCTGCACTGCGTGTCGGCGCTACCTCCAGCGCCGCCGCCAGGCGATGATCCCGAACTGGCTACCATGCAAAAGCTGCGCTATCAGCAGATCGTGCGTTCCACGATGGTGCTTTCCCTCACTGAGCTGATCGCCCGGATCGGCTTAAAAAAAGCGTTCAGTAAGTAAAGGCTTTTCCCTCTCGCCCCCTGACTGATGTATCCTTGCCGCCCTGTCTGATCACAACTATCCTGAATACCATGTCAAAAGAGATCGAAAAGAACGAAATTAAACGCCTGAGCGACCGCCTTGATGCCCTGCGCCATCAGCAGGCCGAGCTGTCACTGGTCGAGCAAGCGGAAAAGTACGCTCAGAACGAAAAAGAGATAGCCACACTGGAAAGTGAAATCGCGCGTCTGAACGCGGTGCGCCACCAGAAGCTCAGTAAGGAAGCGCAAAAGCTGATGAAAATGCCCTTCCGCCGCGCCATCACCAAAAAAGAGCAGGCCGATATGGGTAAGCTGAAAAAGAGCGTACGCGGTCTGGTCGTGGTACACCCCATGACCGCTCTGGGCCGCGAGATGGAGCTCACAGAGATGACCGGTTTCGCTCGCACCTCATTCTGATTTGCCGTCAGCGACCGAATAACCGCCGCGAAAAGCCTTCTATTCCGCCGGAAATTCGGCGATTTTGCAGGGTCTGCGTCCAACTGGCCGACAGCCCGGCGGCGCTCAACAAGCGATGATACTGCTCATCGTCGAAAGGTTGATGCCAGGCGATGACGCCCGCCTCATGCACGCTGATATCGCTCAGCCGCGATACCAGTTCCAGCGGGGCATCGGCACTCACAGCCCCCGATGCAATCACCCGATACAGCCAGCCGGTTTTCCCGTTTTGCTGCATTAGCTGCGATAAATCTTCTATCTCAAAATGGAAGTTGAGCTTAAAACAGGGGGAACGCGGCTGGGTGACCTGAATCAACGCATCTCCCCAGCGCCATACGTCGCCAATGAAGGTGTTCTGCTCCGTCAGCCCGGTGGTAGAGAGGTTTTCACCGAAGCCCGGCGCGTTAAAGCGTTCAGCCTGCTCGGGAAAAGCCAGCGCCCAGTCATCGTAGTGTTCGCGGGGATAGTGGCACAGCGCGCGGTCAGGGCCTCCGTGGTATTTGCGCTCTGCCTGACAGTCGCCAGAAAGCCCCGTCGGCGTCAGCATCAGTTCGCCATCAACCTGATATTTTTCGATAGCGCTGGGACGTCCGCCCGGATAGTCGCGAACCTTTCCTGTATAGACCTGCACGGGATAGTGCATCCTCTCCCCCCTCATCTGAGCACCTTTGCCTGAAAGTATGAGGGTATAAAAAAGGACGTCGATGGACCAGCGAAAACGAGGGATTGAGGTGGGATGGGCGTCCTCCCGTTCCCTGTGGAGGACGCGCCGGGATAACGCTTACTTCGAAGAGGAACCGAAAAGTCCGCCCAGTACGCCCTTCAGAATGCCGCTCACGGTATCGCCTACGGTCCCCGCAGCCTCACCCGCAGTGTCACCAACACCGCCAATCACTTTATCTGCCAGTTTCGCTATGCTCACCACAGTGCTCAAAACGGAACCACCTGAAACATCGTCCAGCATCTCGTCCGACAGCTCGATCATGTTTGCTTCTGCTTTATCTGTCATCATAGTTTCCTCACTCTTTATCAGTGTTTACATAATGGTTCAGACCGTGATGTCACCATAACTGCCCCTGCTTCCTTTCACCCTCCTGGCTGAGCTGCCATTTCCGTGACGAGTTAAATCCTGGCACAAACATTAGAATTGTGAATGTTTTTAGGATTAGTTTTATTAAAAAATCGTTAACCACATGCTAATTGTGAGTAAAACACACGAAAAACCACAATACCAACGATGAATAAATAAGAACTGCTTATCTATTGATCCAGAAAGAACTTTGCCTGTTTCGGAGGGATACTTCGGGAATAAACCAAAAAAAAGCGAGCCCGAAGGCTCGCTTATCCGTCTTAAGTGACGCGATTATTTTTTAGCGGCGAAACGCGCTGCAGCTTCGTCCCAGTTCACCACGTTCCAGAATGCTTTGATATAGTCCGGGCGGCGGTTCTGGAATTTCAGGTAGTAAGCGTGCTCCCACACGTCCAGACCCAGGATCGGGTAGCCGGAAGCGCCAGAGATAGCTTCACCCATCAGCGGACTGTCCTGGTTTGCGGTAGAAACTACAGCCAGCTTGTCGCCTTTCAGCACCAGCCATGCCCAGCCGGAGCCGAAGCGGGTTGCAGCCGCTTTCTCGAACTCTTCCTGGAATTTCTCAACGCTACCGAAATCGCGCTCAATGGCGGCTTTCAGGTCGCCCTGCAGGGTGGTGCCTGTTTTCAGACCTTTCCAGAACAGGCTGTGGTTAGCGTGGCCGCCTGCGTTGTTACGCAGCGCGGTTTTCTTATCGGCCGGAACCTGATCCAGACGGGTAATCAGTTCTTCTACCGGCAGAGCAGCCAGTTCCGGCAGGCTTTCCAACGCAGCGTTGGCATTGTTTACATAGGTCTGATGGTGTTTGCTGTGATGAATTTCCATCGTCTGCTTGTCAAAGTGCGGCTCCAGCGCGTCGTAGGCGTACGGCAGGGATGGCAGTGTATAGCTCATACTCTTCTCTCCATTTATTGTCGGGCGGCAGAGTTTTTGTTAATGCCGCGTAAGCATTCGGTTCATTATAGTTAATTAAATGATATTGAAAATGTTTATCAATGCCACACATTTCGTGCGCATATTACTAAATCATAACTTTTGGTTATGATAGTAAAAATGTGAAGCCATACAAGCAATTCCTGATCATTTTGCCAGCCGACACGCCATTGCGGCAGCAGTGTAAAGGTTCTCCCAGGCGTCTCTTTTTTAGACTGCCAGACGGGTAGCGCCGCGAGCGATATCCGACAACCCCCAGGGAGAACAAAAAAATGAATGACGCAATTTCAACGGGCATCCTCTGGCATCTGGTGGGCGCAGCCAGCGCCGCCTGCTTTTATGCCCCCTTTAAAAAGGTCAAAAACTGGTCATGGGAAACCATGTGGTCCGTGGGTGGTATTGTCTCCTGGATAATCCTGCCCTGGGCAATCAGCGCCGCGCTACTGCCCAACTTCTGGGCCTATTACGGCTCCTTTAACGCTTCTACCCTGCTGCCGGTATTCCTGTTTGGCGCCATGTGGGGGATCGGCAATATCAACTACGGCCTTACCATGCGCTATCTCGGTATGTCGATGGGCATCGGTATCGCCATTGGTATTACCCTTATCGTCGGTACGCTGATGACGCCTATCCTGAACGGCAAGTTTGGCGTGCTGATCGGCACCCCAGGTGGCCAGATGACCCTGCTGGGCGTTCTGGTAGCACTGATCGGCGTGGCAATAGTCACCCGCGCAGGCCAGTTGAAAGAGCGCCAGATGGGCATCAGGGCCGAAGAGTTCAACCTGAAGAAGGGGCTGATTCTGGCGGTGATGTGCGGCATCTTCTCTGCCGGTATGTCCTTCGCCATGGATGCGGCCAAACCGATGCACGAAGCCGCAGCGGCGCTGGGTGTTGATCCTATGTATGTCGCACTGCCCAGCTATGTGGTGATTATGGGCGGCGGCGCGCTGATCAACCTGGGTTTCTGCTTCGTGCGCCTGGCAAAAGTGCCAGGAATCTCCCTGAAGGCGGATCTGTCGGTGATGAAGCCTCTGCTGATTACCAACGTCCTGCTTTCCGCACTGGGCGGCCTGATGTGGTACTTCCAGTTTTTCTTCTACGCCTGGGGACACGCCAAAATCCCGGCCCAGTATGACTACATGAGCTGGATGCTGCATATGAGCTTCTACGTACTGTGCGGCGGCCTGGTGGGGCTGATCCTGAAAGAGTGGAGCAACGCAGGACGTCGCCCGGTAGGGGTTCTGAGCATTGGATGTATCGTGATTATCATTGCCGCCAACATCGTTGGCCTGGGCATGGCGAAATAACGCGCGCTGTGGCACCCGGAACGATACGGCTACAGACCAGCGCGGGTGAGCACTGGCTCACTCGCGCTCCCCTCCTCCCGCTGGCGCCACTGGCTTGGCGAAGCCCCACTCTCCCGGGTAAAGACCACCGAAAAGTAGTTACTGTCTTCAAAACCACACTGCATCGCCACTTCGCTGATTCGCATAGCAGTATGGCGCAGCAGGTACTGGGCATGGCAGATGCGTAACTGGCGCAGATACTGGCCCACGGTCATGCCCGTCTGCTGGCGGAACTGCTGACGCAGAGTACGCACGCTGCACTGCTGCACGGCGCAGAAAGCCTCCAGATCGAAAGGGGCGCTCAAACTCCCCGCCAGTGCGGTAATGAGCCGATCCAGCGCGCCGCCTTCGGTTTCCTGGCCTTCAATCTGCTCTGGCAAATAACGGTGACGTTGCAGGAGCAGCAAAATCTGCAAAAACAGGGTTTCCGCCATCGACTGCGACAGCGTATCGCGTCGGGCGCTTTCCAGCTCCAACTGGCCGATCACCTGACGCGCCTGGCTCATCCCCTGGCTGCTCAGCCGCCAGGCCCGCTGCTGCGCCATATTGGGAATCATCTCGTCCCAGTTAACGCGCAGCCGGAACCGCTCCGGACACCAGATTATGTTCTGCAATACCAGATCGTTAACCGAGGCATAGCTGTGGCAATCGTCGGCGCGAATATAGAACAGATCGCCGCGGGTAATGCGGTATGGTCGCCCGTTCAGCACGTGCAAACCGTTGCCGCGCCAGACCACCACCAGCTCGCAAAAGTCATGGGTATGTTCAGCAAAAACGCTCTGGGGATAACGGTCCGCCACCGCCACCGACTGGGTGGAAAACGCGAAAAAATCCGTCTTGTGAAGGGTCAGACCGGCCACGGCGCCTCCTTAGAAATCGGGAGCCGGGTATTATCTGTTGTTACACCGCAAAAAAGGGTGACTCCCTTCGCGTTACTGAAGTTGGACATCGCGCCCCTGGCGCACATCGCGCGGCGACCAGTGAAATTCCCGCTTAAACAGCGTGGAAAAGTGGTTGCTGTCGCCAAAGCCGCACTGGAAGGCGATGCCAGTGACGCTCTCTTCGCTATGGCGCAGCAGGTGCAGGGCGCGCATCAGACGCAGACGGGTCAGATAGCGCTGGGGGGTCAGGCCGGTGCGCTGCTTAATCTGGCGGTGCAGCGTACGCAGCGACAAAGTAAACCTGTCGGCCAGCGCTTCCCAACAGATCTCTTCAGCGAAATGCGCCTCCAGCCACGAAAGCAGCTGATTCAGGTGGCCTGGACTTTCGCCATCACCGTCGCTGCGGCAACTCTGACGCAGCAGCACCAGCAGTTGCATAAACAGGATCTCGCGGCTGGCAACATCGTGCGCCTCTCCCTCTTCGCCGCCGGGCCGTTCCAGACTGGCAATCAACTGCCGCACCTGCTTCAGCGCATCGGGGTTTACCCGCCAGTGGGAAGGATAGTAACCGTCACGCTCCTGCGGCAGCAGCTGTTCAACGCCAGAAAGAAAGTTAAAGGCGTCCGGCGCACGATAGAGCACGTTGGTCAGGCACAGGTTTTCGGTATGTTCGAACAGATGACGATCGTGGTCGCGCACAAAACAGACCGAACCGCCGCTCAGAGTATAGGGCTGGCCGTTGAAGATATGGGTGCCGGTCCCCTGTTCAACAATAACAATCTCATAGAAATCATGATGATGCTCCGGGAACGCGGACTGCGGTATCCGGGGCTCAATCGCCACAGGAACCCGACCGGAAGAGAAAAAGTCCGAGCTGTGCAGTACCGTCATTATCGTCCCCTCAGTTTGTTAACCTGCCCGCGATAGTATTAAACGAGAGTTATTCTCACCTTAAAATTTCGGCGTGAACGGCGGCAAAAGCTGCTCGTTTTTCAAGATTCCGCTGGCTATTGCGCGGATTTGCGGCAGGCATCACACCCCCCTGCAAACGTCTGAGGCGCTGTCATCGCGTTTATCGGGCTTTAATTTGTGAACTCTCTCACGTTCACCTTTGATTCCTTGCCAGCGGCCTGTTTGCGCTGTCAGTAACAAGAAGGTGTCGCACAACGCGACTTTTTAGACTGAGGACCAACGATTATCAGAAGGACCCCATCATGACTGTTCGCCATTGTGTCGCCGTTGATTTGGGCGCCTCCAGCGGTCGCGTAATGCTGGCCCGCTATAGCCGAACTGAACGCAGCCTGGAACTCAGGGAGATCCATCGCTTTGCCAACTGCCTGCGCCAGGTTGACGGCACCGACTGCTGGGATGTGGATACCCTGGAAACGGAGATCCGTACCGGCCTGCGCAAGGTGTGCGAAGAGCAGACTATTCGCCCGGACAGCATCGGCATTGATACCTGGGGCGTGGACTTTGTTCTTATCGACGACAACGGCGAGCGTGTGGGACTGCCGGTTTCCTATCGGGACAACCGCACCGATGGCGTCATGGCCCGCGCCGTGGAGCAACTGGGCCGCGAAGAGATTTACCGCCGTTCCGGTATTCAGTTCCTGCCCTTTAACACTCTCTATCAGTTCCGGGCGCTGAGCGAACAGCGGCCTGATCTGGTAGAGAAAGCGGCCCATGCCCTGCTGATCCCCGATTATTTCTGCTACCGCCTGACCGGCGAGATGAACTGGGAATATACCAACGCCACCACCACCCAACTGGTGAACATCAACACCGATAATTGGGACGATCGCCTGCTGGAATGGGCTGGCGTTCCGCGCCGCTGGTTCGGCACGCCGGGCCACCCGGGTAACGCCATTGGCCACTGGATCTGCCCTCAGGGCAATCAGATTCCGGTGGTATCGGTGGCGACCCACGACACCGCCAGCGCGGTACTCGCCGCGCCGCTGGAAGATGGCGATGCCGCATACCTCTCTTCCGGCACCTGGTCGCTGATGGGCTTTGAGAGCAAAAGCCCATACACCAGCGACCAGGCGCTGGCCGCCAATATCACTAATGAAGGCGGCGCCGAAGGGCGCTACCGGGTACTGAAAAACATCATGGGGCTGTGGCTGCTACAGCGAGTCCTGCGCGAACAGAAGGTCAGCGATCTGGGGAGTCTTATCGACCACGCCCGCCAGATCCCGGCCTGCACCTTTACTATCAACCCCAACGACGACCGTTTTATTAATCCGGACAACATGAGCCAGGAGATTCAGGCCGCCTGCCGTGAGAGCGGGCAGCCGGTTCCCAACAGCGATGCCGAACTGGCGCGCTGTATCTTCGACAGTCTGGCGCTGCTGTACGCCAAAGTGCTGGATGAACTGGCGGCGCTGCGTGGCCGTCCCTTTACCCGGTTGCATATCGTCGGTGGCGGCTGCCAGAACGAACTGCTCAACCAACTGTGCGCCGATGCCTGCGGTATTCCGGTACTGGCCGGTCCGGTAGAAGCCTCGACCCTTGGCAATATCGGCTGCCAGCTGATGGCGCTGGATGAGGTCGCCGATGTGGACGAGTTCCGCCGCCTGGTGGCCCAGAGCCACACCCTGATCCCTTTTAATCCCGATTCGAACAGTGAAATTGCCCGCTACGTTGCGCAGTTTCAGCCACAACGTCAAAACAAGGAGCTTTGCGCATGACTACCCCCATCGAACAGGCCTGGGGCCTGGCTAAAGAGCGTTTCGCCGCCGTCGGCGTTGATGTCGAAGCGGCACTGCGCCAGCTGGATCGCCTGCCGGTTTCTATGCACTGCTGGCAGGGTGACGATGTCGCCGGTTTTGAAAACCCCGAAGGCCAGCTTACCGGCGGCATTCAGGCCACCGGTAACTATCCGGGTAAAGCGCGCAACGCCACCGAACTGCGCGCCGACCTGGAACAGGCCCTGAGCCTGATTCCGGGGCCGAAGCGCCTGAACCTGCACGCTATCTATCTGGAAAGCGATAGCCATGTCGATCGCGACCAGATCAAGCCGGAACACTTTAAGAACTGGGTGGAGTGGGCCAAAGCCAACCAACTGGGGCTGGACTTCAACCCCTCTTGCTTTTCACACCCGCTGAGCGCTGACGGTTTTACCCTGTCCCACGCCGACGACAAAATCCGTCAGTTCTGGATCGATCACTGTAAGGCCAGCCGCCGCGTATCCGCATACTTCGGTGAACAGTTAGGCACGCCGTCCGTCATGAATATCTGGGTACCGGACGGCATGAAGGACATCACCGTAGATCGCCTGGGGCCGCGCCGCCGCCTGATGGAAGCGCTGGACGAAATTATCAGCGAGAAGCTGAACCCGGCACACCATATAGACGCGGTAGAAAGCAAGCTGTTCGGCATTGGCGCCGAAAGCTACACCGTCGGCTCCAACGAGTTTTATATGGGCTACGCCACCAGCCGCCAGACTGCGCTCTGCCTGGATGCCGGTCACTTCCACCCCACCGAGGTGATCTCCGACAAGATCTCCAGCGCCATGCTTTATGTACCGCGCCTGCTGCTGCACGTCAGCCGCCCGGTTCGCTGGGACAGCGACCACGTGGTACTGCTGGACGACGAAACCCAGGCCATCGCCAGCGAAATTATCCGCCACGACCTGTTCGACCGGGTGCATATCGGTCTGGACTTCTTCGATGCGTCCATCAACCGCATCGCCGCCTGGGTTATCGGCACCCGCAATATGAAGAAAGCGCTGCTGCGCGCCCTGCTGGAACCGACCGCCAGACTGCGCGAACTGGAACTGGACGGCGACTACACCGCCCGTCTGGCACTGCTGGAAGAGCAGAAGTCGCTGCCGTGGCAGGCGGTCTGGGAAGTTTACTGCCAGCGTCACGACACCCCGGCCGGTAGCGAATGGCTGGATAAGGTCCGCGGCTATGAGCAGGACGTATTGCGTCAGCGTGGGTGATTGCCCCTCCCCTCACCCCGGCCCTCTCCCCAAAGGGGTGGAGGAGAAGGACCAAATAGTTCCCTCTCCCCTCTGGGGAGAGGGTTAGGGTGAGGGGAAAAACCTCACCAACCCAACAGAGAACACAAGACTATGCAGAACATCCTCAACGCCTGGTTTGTCCTGGGCATGATCAAGGCCACTTCCGATGCCTGGCTGAAAGGCTGGGACGAACGTAACGGCGGCAACCTGACGCTGCGCCTGGACGCTGCCGACATTGAGCCATACCATGCTGACTTCCACGCACAGCCGCGCTACATCGCCCTGAGCCAGCCAATGCCGGAGCTTGCCGGCATGCCCTTTATCGTCACCGGCTCCGGCAAGTTTTTCCGTAACGTGCAGCTCGATCCCGCCGCCAACCTGGGAGTGGTACAGGTAGACAACGACGGCGCCGGTTACCACATCCTGTGGGGCCTGGAAAATGACGCAGTTCCCACATCTGAACTCCCGGCCCACTTCCTGTCACATTCCGCGCGCATCAAAGCTACCAACGGCCAGGATCGCGTTATTATGCACTGCCACGCCACCAACCTGATCGCCCTGACCTACGTACTGGAAAACGACAGTGACGTCTTTACCCGCAAACTGTGGGAAGGCAGCACTGAGTGTCTGGTGGTCTTCCCGGACGGAGTGGGCATTTTGCCCTGGATGGTCCCCGGCACCGATGAGATAGGCCAGGCGACCGCCGATGAAATGGCGCACCGTTCGCTGGTGCTCTGGCCGTTCCACGGCGTCTTCGGCAGCGGTCCGACGCTGGACGAAACCTTTGGCCTTATCGACACCGCAGAAAAATCGGCCCAGGTGCTGGTAAAGGTCGAGTCGATGGGCGGAATGAAACAGACTATCAGCCGCGACGATCTTATCGCGCTGGCTAAACGCTTTGGCGTAACGCCGCTGCAGAGCGCTATCGATCTCTGAAAGCCCGGGCGGCGGATCGCACAGGATACAGGTTCAGGCGTGCCCGATGGGCCGCCCTTTAAGGAGAAAAAGATGAGCTTTATGCTGGCACTGCCGAAAATCAGCCTGCACGGCGCAGGCGCTATCGGCGATATGGTAAAGATGGTCGCCGGAAAGAACTGGGGCAAGGCGCTGATCGTCACCGACGCACAGCTGGTGAAACTGGGTCTACTCGACAGCCTGTTCAGCGCGTTGGAGGGCCACGGCCTGACCTGGCATCTGTTTGACGGCGTATTCCCCAACCCCACGGAAACCCTGGTGCAAAGCGGCTACCGGGAATACCAGGAAGCCCACTGCGACTACCTGATCGCCTTCGGCGGCGGTAGCCCCATCGATACCGCCAAAGCCATTAAGATCCTGACCGCTAACCCGGGCCCCTCCACCGCCTATTCTGGCGTGGGTAAAGTGACCCACCCCGGCGTACCGCTGGTCGCCATTAATACCACCGCAGGCACCGCCGCCGAAATGACCAGCAACGCCGTTATTACCGACAGCGCACACCAGGTAAAAGAGGTGATTATCGACACCAACATCATCCCGGATATCGCCGTGGATGATGCCAGCGTGATGCTGGGGATTCCACCGGACGTTACCGCCGCCACCGGGATGGACGCCCTGACCCACGCTGTCGAAGCCGTGGTTTCGGTCGGCGCGCATCCGCTCACCGATGCCAATGCGCTGGAAGCCATCCGCATTATCAGCCAGTGGCTGCCTGTCGCAGTCGCAGAGGGCCACAATCTGGAAGCCCGCGAGATGATGGCCTATGGCCAGTATCTGGCGGGTATGGCCTTTAACAGCGCCGGTCTGGGGCTGGTACACGCCATGGCCCACCAGCCGGGCGCCACCCACAACCTGCCCCACGGCGTCTGTAATGCCATTCTGCTACCAGTGGTGGAAAACTTTAACCGTCCGCAGGCGCCTGCCCGCTTTGCCCGTATCGCCAGGGCCATGGGGGTTCATACCCAGGGGATGGACGACGATCGGGCGAGCCAGGCGGCTATCGACGCCATTCGCGCACTGTCGGAAAAAGTGGGCATTCCCTCTGGTTTCCGCGAGTTGGGTATCAGCGAAGCGGATATCGAAGGCTGGCTGGATAAAGCCCTGGCCGA
This window encodes:
- the rhaB gene encoding rhamnulokinase gives rise to the protein MTVRHCVAVDLGASSGRVMLARYSRTERSLELREIHRFANCLRQVDGTDCWDVDTLETEIRTGLRKVCEEQTIRPDSIGIDTWGVDFVLIDDNGERVGLPVSYRDNRTDGVMARAVEQLGREEIYRRSGIQFLPFNTLYQFRALSEQRPDLVEKAAHALLIPDYFCYRLTGEMNWEYTNATTTQLVNINTDNWDDRLLEWAGVPRRWFGTPGHPGNAIGHWICPQGNQIPVVSVATHDTASAVLAAPLEDGDAAYLSSGTWSLMGFESKSPYTSDQALAANITNEGGAEGRYRVLKNIMGLWLLQRVLREQKVSDLGSLIDHARQIPACTFTINPNDDRFINPDNMSQEIQAACRESGQPVPNSDAELARCIFDSLALLYAKVLDELAALRGRPFTRLHIVGGGCQNELLNQLCADACGIPVLAGPVEASTLGNIGCQLMALDEVADVDEFRRLVAQSHTLIPFNPDSNSEIARYVAQFQPQRQNKELCA
- the mtlR gene encoding mannitol operon repressor MtlR — its product is MQAEMEETQVFENRVLEHLNAGNSVRSLLIAAVEMLTEAVDMLVLQVFRKDDYAVKYAVEPLLDGNGPLGNMSVRLKLIYGLGVISRADYEDCELLMALREELNHDGTEYTFIDDEILGPFGELHCVSALPPAPPPGDDPELATMQKLRYQQIVRSTMVLSLTELIARIGLKKAFSK
- the sodA gene encoding superoxide dismutase [Mn]; the encoded protein is MSYTLPSLPYAYDALEPHFDKQTMEIHHSKHHQTYVNNANAALESLPELAALPVEELITRLDQVPADKKTALRNNAGGHANHSLFWKGLKTGTTLQGDLKAAIERDFGSVEKFQEEFEKAAATRFGSGWAWLVLKGDKLAVVSTANQDSPLMGEAISGASGYPILGLDVWEHAYYLKFQNRRPDYIKAFWNVVNWDEAAARFAAKK
- the rhaS gene encoding HTH-type transcriptional activator RhaS, whose amino-acid sequence is MTVLHSSDFFSSGRVPVAIEPRIPQSAFPEHHHDFYEIVIVEQGTGTHIFNGQPYTLSGGSVCFVRDHDRHLFEHTENLCLTNVLYRAPDAFNFLSGVEQLLPQERDGYYPSHWRVNPDALKQVRQLIASLERPGGEEGEAHDVASREILFMQLLVLLRQSCRSDGDGESPGHLNQLLSWLEAHFAEEICWEALADRFTLSLRTLHRQIKQRTGLTPQRYLTRLRLMRALHLLRHSEESVTGIAFQCGFGDSNHFSTLFKREFHWSPRDVRQGRDVQLQ
- the rhaR gene encoding HTH-type transcriptional activator RhaR is translated as MAGLTLHKTDFFAFSTQSVAVADRYPQSVFAEHTHDFCELVVVWRGNGLHVLNGRPYRITRGDLFYIRADDCHSYASVNDLVLQNIIWCPERFRLRVNWDEMIPNMAQQRAWRLSSQGMSQARQVIGQLELESARRDTLSQSMAETLFLQILLLLQRHRYLPEQIEGQETEGGALDRLITALAGSLSAPFDLEAFCAVQQCSVRTLRQQFRQQTGMTVGQYLRQLRICHAQYLLRHTAMRISEVAMQCGFEDSNYFSVVFTRESGASPSQWRQREEGSASEPVLTRAGL
- the rhaD gene encoding rhamnulose-1-phosphate aldolase, whose amino-acid sequence is MQNILNAWFVLGMIKATSDAWLKGWDERNGGNLTLRLDAADIEPYHADFHAQPRYIALSQPMPELAGMPFIVTGSGKFFRNVQLDPAANLGVVQVDNDGAGYHILWGLENDAVPTSELPAHFLSHSARIKATNGQDRVIMHCHATNLIALTYVLENDSDVFTRKLWEGSTECLVVFPDGVGILPWMVPGTDEIGQATADEMAHRSLVLWPFHGVFGSGPTLDETFGLIDTAEKSAQVLVKVESMGGMKQTISRDDLIALAKRFGVTPLQSAIDL
- a CDS encoding YibL family ribosome-associated protein: MSKEIEKNEIKRLSDRLDALRHQQAELSLVEQAEKYAQNEKEIATLESEIARLNAVRHQKLSKEAQKLMKMPFRRAITKKEQADMGKLKKSVRGLVVVHPMTALGREMELTEMTGFARTSF
- the mtlD gene encoding mannitol-1-phosphate 5-dehydrogenase, with the protein product MKALHFGAGNIGRGFIGKLLVDAGIQLTFADVNQTVLDALNDRHSYQVRVVGEQQQIDTVANVNAVNSSSEAAEDLIAQVSLITTAVGPVVLKLIAPTLAKGLAKRRAAGNEQPLNIIACENMVRGTSQLKDHLFEVLAPEERDWVEAHVGFVDSAVDRIVPPSESADSDPLAVTVETFSEWIVDKTQFKGALPAIPGMEPTDNLMAFVERKLFTLNTGHAITAWLGQQAGHKTIRDAILDQNVRAVVQGAMEESGAVLIKRYGFDPEKHAAYIHKILGRFENPYLKDDVERVGRQPLRKLSAGDRLIKPLLGTLEYGLPHTNLVQGIAAGLHYHSPEDPQAQELAQLLAEKGPAATLVQISGLDAASEVVAEVVQAWQAQA
- the rhaT gene encoding L-rhamnose/proton symporter RhaT, with the protein product MNDAISTGILWHLVGAASAACFYAPFKKVKNWSWETMWSVGGIVSWIILPWAISAALLPNFWAYYGSFNASTLLPVFLFGAMWGIGNINYGLTMRYLGMSMGIGIAIGITLIVGTLMTPILNGKFGVLIGTPGGQMTLLGVLVALIGVAIVTRAGQLKERQMGIRAEEFNLKKGLILAVMCGIFSAGMSFAMDAAKPMHEAAAALGVDPMYVALPSYVVIMGGGALINLGFCFVRLAKVPGISLKADLSVMKPLLITNVLLSALGGLMWYFQFFFYAWGHAKIPAQYDYMSWMLHMSFYVLCGGLVGLILKEWSNAGRRPVGVLSIGCIVIIIAANIVGLGMAK
- the rhaA gene encoding L-rhamnose isomerase codes for the protein MTTPIEQAWGLAKERFAAVGVDVEAALRQLDRLPVSMHCWQGDDVAGFENPEGQLTGGIQATGNYPGKARNATELRADLEQALSLIPGPKRLNLHAIYLESDSHVDRDQIKPEHFKNWVEWAKANQLGLDFNPSCFSHPLSADGFTLSHADDKIRQFWIDHCKASRRVSAYFGEQLGTPSVMNIWVPDGMKDITVDRLGPRRRLMEALDEIISEKLNPAHHIDAVESKLFGIGAESYTVGSNEFYMGYATSRQTALCLDAGHFHPTEVISDKISSAMLYVPRLLLHVSRPVRWDSDHVVLLDDETQAIASEIIRHDLFDRVHIGLDFFDASINRIAAWVIGTRNMKKALLRALLEPTARLRELELDGDYTARLALLEEQKSLPWQAVWEVYCQRHDTPAGSEWLDKVRGYEQDVLRQRG
- the yiiM gene encoding 6-hydroxyaminopurine reductase; protein product: MHYPVQVYTGKVRDYPGGRPSAIEKYQVDGELMLTPTGLSGDCQAERKYHGGPDRALCHYPREHYDDWALAFPEQAERFNAPGFGENLSTTGLTEQNTFIGDVWRWGDALIQVTQPRSPCFKLNFHFEIEDLSQLMQQNGKTGWLYRVIASGAVSADAPLELVSRLSDISVHEAGVIAWHQPFDDEQYHRLLSAAGLSASWTQTLQNRRISGGIEGFSRRLFGR